TGCATTGTTAAATGGTGCATACGTAGTTGCAGCTGTTATTTTAGCTACTAGCATTATTATTACATCTTTGTGGATGGTTATGTTCTTTCTTTCATCAAAGCATACATTCCAAGTTCCAAAAATATTAGATAATCTTGCAAAAAGATTTGGAAAAGAGAAAGGTGCAAAAGCCATTGATAAAACAAACATTTGGATGGAAGAAGTATGTACTATGAGTAGAGAGAATCTAAAAACCCCTGAGTCTAAAAAAATCTTTACACTTTCCTTCTTGTTTTCACTTACATCTTGGTCATTTTATGGAATTTCATTTATGATCATTGTAATGGGAACTGGCTATGTCATTAGTGCATTTGATTCTATCATGGCAGTTATGGGTGCAAATGCAATTGGAAACTTGCCAATTACTATAGGTGGTTCTGGTTTGGCTGAGTTTGGAATTGTTGCATATCTAAATAACTTAGATCCTTTTGCGTTTGAAATTCCTGAAGGAATTGTTGCTTGGGATGCAGTTATTGGTTGGCGAATTGCAACATATTACGTACCAATTGTGATTACCTGGTTACTTTTAGTAAAATTAGCCTTGAGTAAAATATCTAAATGATCTACCATATAGAAACCACTTTATCTTTAAACGATTTTTTTTGATTTGTGAATTTCAAAAACAAAGTAGTTCTAATTACTGGTGCATCATCTGGAATTGGTAAAGAAACTGCAATAGAATTTGCTAAACTAGGCACTAACATTATTTTAGTTGCAAGAAGAAAAGATAAACTTGAACAAATTGCAAATGAATTAAAAAAATTTCATATATCTACACTAGTTTATCCATGTGATGTTTCAAAAAAAGATCAAGTACAAGAAATGTCAAAAACAGTCTTAGAAAAATTTGATTCTATTGACATTCTGGTAAATAATGCTGGATTTGCAATATATGGCTCTGTTTCTGATCTTTCGATTCATGATATAGAATCCCAAATGAAAACAAATTATTTTGGTATGATTTATTGTATCAAAAATTTTCTTCCATCAATGTTAAAGAAAAAATCTGGTCATATAGTAAATGTTGCATCTGTTGCAGCAAGTTTTGGTTTACCTGGAATTGCTTCATATTGTGCATCCAAATTTGCAATGTTAGGATTTTCAGAAGGTCTTAAGCATGAACTAAAAGATACTGGAGTAGGAATTACAGTTGTAAGTCCAATAATGGTCAGAACTAACTTTTTTAATCATTCTTCATTTGAAAAAATGCCAAAATATTCTCCTACATCACTTGATCCTAAAACTGTTGCAAAAGCAATTCTCAAAGCTGCAAATTCTTCAAGATTAGAAATTGTTGTTCCATCAGTGGTACGTGGAGCAATATGGATGAAAAGTATATTTCCTTTTTTTATAAATCCGATATTAGGAAAATCCTTCAAAAAGCAGCTGGACTCTACAAAATAGAACTAAGTTTACTCTTCCAAGTCGTCGTCTGCAGATTCACTTGAGCCTACATCTAGTAATTCTAATGATTTTAATTCAAACTGATAAATTGCATTCATTTCAATTTCTTTTTCTTTTTCTAGGTATTCTGAAACTTTTTTGCTTAATGGTGCTTTATGCTGATCAAAAGTAAATTCATACACAACTCCTTTCTCTAAATCTCCAATTTTGATCTTTTTAGATAAATCCATTGTAACTATGTGTCTTCCATCCTCAACTGGATCGTACAGTTGTGTGTCTATTTTATTATCTTCATTATACATTTCTAAAACATACCCTGTTTTTTTCATCTGTTTTGGTTTCTCAAATTTTGCATTTTGGATTTCATCTGTAACCCAATCAGGAATATCATCTTCTTTCTTTTTTACCATACTAAACTCACTCTAGCTTTCTGCTTTTTCTTTTTTACTTTTTTGCCACCAATCTAAATAATCATCATGTTTGTCATCACGTGTTTTTTCTTTTTGATTTAGTTTGTATCTGATATCAGATACTTGCTCTCTTGTTGCGTATAATCCACATCTTTTACAAATGAAATGCTTTGTCGCAGAATCCATTTTCATTGGAATTTCAATTTCATCAAATAATTTGTATAAATCATCCCTTCCTCTGTCTTCTTCTGGAGTTTCTGCTTCATACTTTGCTTGAATCTTCTTCTTCTCTCTTGATGTACATTCTGG
This genomic window from Nitrosopumilus ureiphilus contains:
- a CDS encoding lysylphosphatidylglycerol synthase transmembrane domain-containing protein translates to MNWRLVAIPITLIPIFIIAIQFDIQLDDVLAIGIFPFVGAVTAMMIKLGLQGIKFAYITRKYLGNLDSFFKLVGVRVGSEFIKFTTPMFVGAEFVVIYYLHKKGVNPAKAAWIAIMDIVTEVFAAGLLSIMAGIIALLNGAYVVAAVILATSIIITSLWMVMFFLSSKHTFQVPKILDNLAKRFGKEKGAKAIDKTNIWMEEVCTMSRENLKTPESKKIFTLSFLFSLTSWSFYGISFMIIVMGTGYVISAFDSIMAVMGANAIGNLPITIGGSGLAEFGIVAYLNNLDPFAFEIPEGIVAWDAVIGWRIATYYVPIVITWLLLVKLALSKISK
- a CDS encoding SDR family oxidoreductase, producing MNFKNKVVLITGASSGIGKETAIEFAKLGTNIILVARRKDKLEQIANELKKFHISTLVYPCDVSKKDQVQEMSKTVLEKFDSIDILVNNAGFAIYGSVSDLSIHDIESQMKTNYFGMIYCIKNFLPSMLKKKSGHIVNVASVAASFGLPGIASYCASKFAMLGFSEGLKHELKDTGVGITVVSPIMVRTNFFNHSSFEKMPKYSPTSLDPKTVAKAILKAANSSRLEIVVPSVVRGAIWMKSIFPFFINPILGKSFKKQLDSTK